From the Elusimicrobiota bacterium genome, one window contains:
- the asnB gene encoding asparagine synthase (glutamine-hydrolyzing), with protein MCGITGIVHSAPGKVDRALLKKANDSITHRGPDDEGLYCDEYAGLAMRRLSIIDLSTGHQPMSSRDGALTIVFNGEIYNFQELRAPLEAAGYPFRTKSDTEVILALYEKEGAACVKRLRGMFAFAVWDSRRRSLFIARDRIGKKPLFYALGHGFLAFGSELRTLLVWPGIERELNAKSIDYFLSLQYIPSPHTIYKSVHKLPPAHHLTFEKGVVRIERYWDLPLGGKPATTDPEEACELIREKLRESVRLRMISDVPLGAFLSGGVDSSIIVALMSGLSERPVKTFSIGFEEKEFSELPYARQVANACGTDHTEFIVTADMADILPKLAWHYGEPYADASALPSYYVSRETRRFVTVALNGDGGDENFAGYIRYFAMKAARYFDAVPAPLRKVMQGGTELLPEAQAPFSFFWRLKRFMRSAVFTDLAARHLKMVCYFSEEDKKGLYTESMKRAMGIDGGHERADAARYLDLAFARAKGEDFVNRLLYADFQTYLPECLMTKMDIASMAVSLEARSPFLDHEFVELVYGLPGDWKLKGLRGHKWILKKAFAKELPASIHRRGKMGFGIPLGPWFRGRLKDYWRDHVLSSAALGRGYFERSALEAVWNEHQSGRRDHGYRMWALLMLELWHRQYEPDFKGF; from the coding sequence ATGTGCGGCATCACCGGCATCGTCCATAGCGCGCCCGGCAAGGTCGACCGCGCCCTCCTCAAGAAGGCGAACGACTCCATCACGCACCGCGGTCCCGACGACGAGGGCCTCTATTGCGACGAGTACGCGGGGCTGGCGATGCGCCGGCTCTCCATCATCGACCTCTCGACCGGGCATCAGCCGATGTCGAGCCGCGACGGCGCGCTGACCATCGTCTTCAACGGCGAGATCTACAACTTCCAGGAGCTGCGCGCCCCGCTCGAGGCGGCCGGCTACCCTTTCCGCACGAAGAGCGACACCGAGGTCATCCTCGCGCTCTACGAGAAGGAGGGAGCCGCCTGCGTCAAGCGCCTGCGCGGCATGTTCGCCTTCGCCGTCTGGGACAGCCGCCGCCGCAGCCTCTTCATCGCCCGCGACCGCATCGGCAAGAAGCCGCTCTTCTACGCGCTCGGACACGGCTTCCTCGCTTTCGGCTCCGAGCTGCGCACGCTCCTCGTCTGGCCCGGGATCGAGCGCGAGCTCAACGCGAAGTCGATCGACTACTTCCTCTCCCTGCAGTACATCCCGAGTCCGCACACCATCTACAAGAGCGTCCATAAGCTGCCGCCGGCCCATCACCTCACCTTCGAGAAGGGCGTAGTGCGCATCGAGCGCTACTGGGACCTGCCGCTGGGGGGCAAGCCTGCCACGACGGACCCGGAGGAGGCCTGTGAGCTCATCCGCGAGAAGCTGCGCGAGTCGGTGCGCCTGCGCATGATCTCGGATGTGCCGCTCGGCGCCTTCCTCTCGGGCGGGGTGGACTCCTCCATCATCGTGGCCCTCATGAGCGGGCTCTCGGAGCGGCCGGTGAAGACCTTCTCCATCGGCTTCGAGGAGAAGGAGTTCTCCGAGCTGCCCTACGCCCGCCAGGTCGCCAACGCCTGCGGCACCGACCACACCGAGTTCATCGTCACCGCCGACATGGCGGACATCCTCCCCAAGCTCGCCTGGCACTACGGCGAGCCCTACGCCGACGCGAGCGCCCTCCCTTCGTACTACGTCTCCCGCGAGACCCGCCGCTTCGTGACCGTGGCCCTCAACGGCGACGGCGGCGACGAGAACTTCGCCGGCTACATCCGCTACTTCGCGATGAAGGCCGCGCGCTATTTCGACGCCGTGCCCGCGCCGCTGCGCAAGGTCATGCAGGGCGGCACCGAGCTGCTCCCCGAGGCGCAGGCGCCCTTCTCCTTCTTCTGGCGGCTCAAGCGCTTCATGCGCTCGGCCGTGTTCACCGACCTCGCCGCGCGCCACCTCAAGATGGTCTGCTACTTCTCCGAGGAGGACAAGAAGGGCCTCTACACGGAGTCGATGAAGCGCGCGATGGGCATCGACGGCGGGCACGAGCGCGCCGACGCGGCCCGCTACCTCGACCTCGCCTTCGCCCGCGCGAAGGGCGAGGACTTCGTCAACCGCCTCCTCTACGCCGACTTCCAGACCTATCTGCCGGAATGCCTCATGACGAAGATGGACATCGCCTCCATGGCCGTCTCGCTGGAGGCGCGCTCGCCCTTCCTCGACCACGAGTTCGTCGAGCTCGTCTACGGCCTGCCCGGCGATTGGAAGCTCAAGGGTCTCAGGGGCCACAAGTGGATCCTCAAGAAGGCCTTCGCGAAGGAGCTCCCGGCCTCCATCCACCGGCGCGGGAAGATGGGCTTCGGCATCCCGCTCGGGCCCTGGTTCCGCGGCCGCCTCAAGGACTACTGGCGCGACCACGTCCTCTCCTCCGCGGCGCTCGGCCGCGGCTACTTCGAGCGCTCCGCGCTCGAGGCCGTCTGGAACGAGCACCAGAGCGGGCGCCGCGACCACGGCTACCGCATGTGGGCGCTGCTCATGCTCGAGCTCTGGCACCGCCAGTACGAGCCGGACTTCAAGGGGTTCTGA
- a CDS encoding PorV/PorQ family protein, which translates to MKRLLSALSVSLLLAGTARHARAAGAEPFNFLFLDGNARAVAMGGAYTALAGDANALLYNPGGLAWVDGHEATFMHNQHFEGITQEYLGFASRSGFGALLNYVDYGSLTRTTISNPDGSGDFGASDLALGGGYGRRFAEDFGVGGALKLIRGSIDGTNAQGYAADFGVLYRSAELQGLKLGAALQNLGPSVKFERNDENLPLNLRFGGAFDFAVRERPVVLALDMTKERSEGLLVNIGAEMRPVELFALRLGYATRNEAGPGVSVGFGVGKKGFGFDYAFVPFGDLGNTHRMSLTLRWGNGELKSYAAAPEPRRRPVERAAAVAPAAPPASKPLASPAPRPVPELKALPVVPAPAVPAEAPAPKPAASKPTPSARPSNGDISE; encoded by the coding sequence ATGAAGCGTCTCCTGTCGGCCTTGTCGGTCTCCCTGCTCCTCGCGGGGACGGCCCGGCACGCCCGGGCGGCCGGCGCGGAGCCCTTTAATTTCCTGTTCCTGGACGGCAACGCGCGGGCGGTGGCGATGGGCGGGGCCTACACCGCTCTGGCGGGGGACGCGAACGCCCTCCTGTATAATCCGGGCGGGCTGGCCTGGGTGGACGGCCATGAAGCGACCTTCATGCACAACCAGCACTTCGAGGGGATCACCCAGGAATACCTCGGCTTCGCCTCCCGCTCGGGCTTCGGGGCCCTGCTCAACTACGTGGACTACGGCAGCCTGACCCGGACGACCATCTCGAACCCGGACGGCTCGGGCGACTTCGGGGCCTCGGACCTGGCCCTGGGCGGCGGCTACGGTCGCCGCTTCGCCGAGGACTTCGGCGTCGGCGGTGCGCTCAAGCTCATCCGGGGGAGCATCGACGGGACGAACGCGCAGGGCTACGCGGCGGACTTCGGCGTGCTCTACCGCTCGGCCGAGCTGCAGGGGCTGAAGCTCGGCGCGGCGCTGCAGAACCTCGGCCCGAGCGTGAAGTTCGAGAGGAACGACGAGAACCTGCCCTTGAACCTGCGCTTCGGCGGGGCCTTCGACTTCGCGGTGCGGGAGCGCCCGGTCGTTCTCGCGCTGGACATGACGAAGGAGCGCAGCGAGGGCCTTCTGGTGAACATCGGTGCGGAGATGCGGCCGGTGGAGCTCTTCGCGCTGCGCTTGGGCTACGCGACGCGCAACGAGGCGGGCCCCGGGGTGAGCGTGGGGTTCGGGGTGGGGAAGAAGGGTTTCGGGTTCGACTACGCGTTCGTTCCTTTCGGCGACCTCGGGAACACCCATCGCATGAGCCTGACCTTGCGCTGGGGGAACGGCGAGCTCAAGAGTTACGCCGCCGCGCCGGAGCCGCGGCGTCGGCCGGTCGAACGGGCGGCCGCCGTCGCGCCCGCTGCCCCTCCCGCGTCCAAGCCGCTTGCGTCTCCGGCGCCCAGACCGGTCCCGGAACTCAAGGCCTTGCCGGTCGTGCCCGCTCCCGCCGTTCCCGCCGAGGCGCCCGCGCCCAAGCCGGCCGCGTCGAAGCCGACGCCGTCCGCCCGTCCTTCCAACGGCGACATCTCCGAGTAG